The sequence GCACCGGCAACCCGCCGACGCTCTCCCCCCGCCGCAGCGCCGGCTCTGGTTCGTCGACCAGCTCGCGCCGTCCAGCGCGCCGTACAACATCGCGGTGGCGCACCGGTTGCGCGGGCCGCTGGACACGGCCGCGCTCGGCGCCGCGCTGCGGGCCGTGGCTGTCCGGCACGACGTGCTGCGGTGGCGCATCCCGCAGACCAGCGGCGTGCCGTACGCGGTCTGCGCGGAGCCCACCGACGTGGCGGTGCCGGTGGTCGACCTGACCGACAGCGCCGACCGGGAGGCGGAGCTGGCCCGGATGCTCGCCGCCGGCGCCGCGCACCCGTTCGACCTGGCCACCGGGCCGCCCTGGCAGGTGACCGTCTACCGGCTCGGGCCGGACCAGCACGTGCTGGCGGTCACCTGGCACCACGCGGTCTTCGACGGCTGGTCCGAGCGGGTCTGCTACGACGACTTGGCCACCGGGTACGGCCGGGCGGTGGCCGGCCAGCCGCCCGCGCTGCCGGAGCTGCCCGCCCGCTACGCCGACTACGCGGTGTGGCGGGACGCGCGGGACCGGCGTCGGGGCGAGGCCGATCTGGCCTGGTGGGCCGGGCACCTGAGTGGCGCGCCGACCGTCCTGGAGCTGCCCCGCGACCGGCCCCGGCCGGCGGTTCAGACCTACGCGGGCGCGGAGGCGTCCGTCCGGTTGTCGGCGCCGGCCGACCACGCCGTGCGGGAGCTGGCCGAGCGGCGCGGCACGACGGTCGCCGCGGTGCTGCTCGCCGCCTTCGGTGAGCTGATCGCCCGGCTCACCGGCGGCGACGACCACGTGCTCGGGGCGATCGTCGCCGACCGGCGGCTGGCCGCCTTCGACGACGTGGTCGGCTTCTTCATCGACACCGTGCCGGTCCGGGTACGGACCGCCGGCGCGAGCTTCGCCGAGCTGGTCGACCGGTGCGCCGACGAGCTGCACGAGGCCACGGCGCACCCCGGCGCGCCACTGGAACGCATCGTCGAGGCACTGGGCGTCGGCCGGGACACCGCCCGGGCGCCGCTGGTGCAGGTGCTGTTCAACGTGCTCAACTTCGCCCCGCCCCGACTGGACCTGAGCGGGCTGAGCGCCGAGCCGGTGGCCGTGCCTAAGCCCGGCTCGCCGTTCGACATCACCGTCTACGTGGTGGAGCGCGACGGCCGGGCCGGGGTCGAGGTGGTCTACAACCCCGACCTGTTCGACGCCACCCGGATCGAGGACCTGCTCGCCGACCTGGCGGACCTGGTGGACGCGCTGGCTGCCACGCCGCACGCGCCGGCCCGTGCGGTGGCCGGGGACCTGCCCCGGCCCACCGTGCGGGTGCCGCAGCTCGGCGCCATGACGGTCGCCGGTGCGGAGGCCGCCGGCCCGCCGCCCGGTCTGCTGCCCGCCGGACCGGACGGGCTCACCGAGACCGAGGAGCTGATCGCCGGAATCTGGCGGGAGGTCCTCGAGCGGGACCGGGTCGGCGTCACCGACAACTTCTTCGACATCGGCGGCCACTCGCTGGCGCTCGCCGCCGTGCACGCCCGGCTGATCGCCGCCACCGGCCGCTCGATCCGGATGCTCGACCTGTTCCGCCACCCCACCGTCCGGGCCCTCGCCGCCAGCCTGGACGGCGCCGCCGACCGGCCGGAGCTGGCCCGGGCCGCGATGCGGGCCGCCGCCCGCCGTGGCCGTACCCGCCGTATCCCTCCCCGCCGCCCTGGCGGCACCGCGTGACGAAGGACAGCCTGATGAGCAACCCGACCACACGGCCCAACGACGCCACCGACCTGGCGGACGAGGGCATCGAACCGATCGCGATCGTCGGCCTCGCCGCGCGCCTACCCGGCGCCGCCGACGTGCACGAGTTCTGGCGCAACCTGGTCGACGGGGTCGAGTCGGTCACCGAGCTCACCCGCGAGGAGCAGTTGGCCCGGGGCGCGACAGTCAACGAGGTCGACGATCCGGGCTGGGTCAATCGCGTCCCGCTGGTCGACGGGTACGACGAGTTCGACGCCGGGCTGTTCGGGATGACCCGCCGGGAGGCCGAGCTGACCGACCCACAGCACCGGCTGTTCCTGGAGACCTGCCACACCGCGCTGGAGGACGCCGGCTACGACCCGTCGCGCTACGACGGCGCGGTCGGCGTGTACGCGGGCACCGGCGGCAACCTGTACCTGCAGCGCAACGTGCTGCGTAACCAGCGGGTCGGCGGCAACCCGCACACCGCGGTGTCCATCGCCACCGGCAACTCGCCGAACTACGTGGCCACCAACGTGTCGTACCGGCTGGACCTGCGTGGGCCCAGCATGACCGTGCACACCGCCTGCTCGACCTCGTTGGTCGCCTTCCACCTGGCCTGCGAGGCGCTGCGCAACGGCGAGTGCGACATGGCCCTGGCCGGCGCGGCGAACATCGAGCTGCCGCACGTCGGCTACCTGGGGATGGAGGGCTTCACCTCGCCTGACGGCCGGTGCCGCCCGTTCGACGCCGACGCGAACGGCACGGTGTGGGGCAGCGGAGTGGGGGTGACCCTGCTCAAGCGGCTCTCCGACGCCATCGCCGACGGCGACACCGTACGCGCCGTGGTGCTCGGCAACGCGATCAACAACGATGGCGCCGGCAAGGTCGGCTTCACCGCGCCGAGCGTCGACGGGCAGATGGCGGTGGTCGCCCAGGCCGTGGCGATGGCCGACGTCGACCCGCGCACCATCACCTACGTCGAGGCACACGGCACCGGCACGGCGATGGGCGACCCGATCGAGGTGGCCGCGCTCTCCGCGGTCTACACGAAGGACACCGACGAGCGGGGCTGGTGCGGCATCGGCTCGGTGAAGTCGAACATCGGGCACCTCAGCCAGCCGTCGGGCATCGTCAGCGTGATCAAGACGGTGCTGGCCATGGAGCACGGTCTGATTCCACCGACGATCAACTTCGAGACGCCGAACCCGGCGGTCGAGTTCGCCGACACCCCGTTCTTCGTGACGAACACGCTGACCAAGTGGGACGCCGACGGCGGGCCGCGCCGGGCGGGGGTCAGCTCGTTCGGCATCGGCGGCACCAACGCGCACGTGGTGCTGGAGGAGGCGCCGGCGGCGTACCGGGACGACCGGCGGGTGCGCCCGGCGCACCTGCTCCAGGTCTCCGCGGCCACCCCCACCGCCCTGGACGCGGCGGTGCGGCGCCTCGCCGATCACCTGGACGGCGCGGCCGACGCCGGGCCGGAGTACCTCGCCGACATCGCGCACACCCTGCGCGTCGGCCGCCGGCAGTACGCGCACCGCCGCGCCGTGGTCGCCACCGACCTGCCCGCCGCGGTCGCTGCCCTGCGCTCTCCCAAGCGCGGCCCCCGCGCACCGCAACCATTGACCGACAGTCCAGCCCGGGCACAGGTAGCTTTCCTGTTCAGCGGTCAGGGAGCCCAGTACGCCGGCATGGGCGCGCAGCTCTACGCCGAGCAGCCCAGCTTCGCGGCCGCCGTTGACGAGTGCGCCGAGCTGCTCCGCCCCGAACTCGGCCTGGACCTGCGTGACCTGATCCTCGGCCGCGACCCGGCGGCGGGGGAGCGCCTCGTCGAGACCCGCTACACCCAGCCGGCCCTGTTCACCGTCGAGTACGCCCTGGCCGTCCTCTGGCAGGCCGCCGGGGTGCGGCCGGCCGCGATGATCGGCCACTCCATCGGCGAGTACGTCGCCGCCACCATCGCCGGCGTGCTGAACCTGCCCGACGCGCTGCGGGTGGTCGCCGGCCGGGGCCGGCTCATGCAGTCGGTGCCGACCGGGTCGTTGCTGGCGGTGGCGCTGGACGAGTCGGTGGTCGCCGCGCAACTGCCCGCGGAGCTGGCGGTCGCCACCGTCAACGGCCCGGGCACCTGCGTGGTGGCCGGCCCGACCGCGGCGGTCGAGGCGTTCGCCGCCACGCTGGACGGCAAGAGCAAGATGCTGCGCACCTCGCACGCCTTCCACTCGCCGATGATGGACCCGATCCTGGCCGAGTTCACGGCGCTGATGGGCACGGTCACGCTGCGCCCGCCGACGCTGCCGTTCCTGTCCAACGTCACCGGCACCTGGATCACCGCCGAGCAGGCCACCGACCCGGCGTACTGGGCGGCGCACCTGCGGCAGCCGGTCCGTTTCGGCGACTGCGTCGCCACCCTGCTCGCGGCGGGCACCTGGCAGCTGCTCGAGTGCGGCCCCGGCCGGCAGTTGGCCAGCCTGGCCCGGATGCAGGTGGCCAGGGCCGCACCGGAGCAGCGCCCGCTCGCCCCGCTGAGCAGCCTGCCCGGGCCGGGCGACGGCACCGGCGACCTGGCCACCCTGCTCGGCGCCGCTGGCGCGCTCTGGTCCGCCGCCGTGCCCGTGCGCTTCGACGACGACCCGGCGGCCCGGCGGGTGCCGCTGCCCACGTACCCCTTCGAGCGCCGCCGCTTCTGGATCGACCCGGATCCGGAGCAGCCGGTCGTGACCGCCCCGGTCGAGGTGGGTCCGCGACCGCTGCCGCAGTGGTTCGCGGTGCCGGTCTGGCAGCAGGCCGCGCCGCTGCCGGCGGCCGAGCCGCTGGGCCGCTGCCTGGTGCTGACCGCCGGCCCGCGCGGTGACGCGCTGGTCGCCGGCCTGCGGGCCGCCGGCGCCGACCCGATCGTGGTACGCCCCGGCGACTCCTTCGCCGGGACCGACAACGGCTACCACCTGCGCCCCGGTGTACGCGCCGACTACGACGACCTGGTCGCGGCGCTTACCGCCGACGCGGTGCCGGCCCGGTTCGTGCACGCGTTCACGCTGGACGGCCCGCCAGCCGGCACCGACATCGCGGCGGTCTGGGCCGCGCAGGAGCGGGGCTTCTTCAGCGCCCTGCACCTGGTGCAGGCACTCGCTGGCGCCGGCCTGACCAGCGAGGACGACGGCCTCGCCCTGGACCTGGTGACCAGCGGGGTCGGCGACGTCCGCGGCGACGACCTGCGTCGCCCGGAGCACACCACCCTGGCCGGGCTGGTCCGGGTGCTGCCGGCCGAGCTGCCCGGGCTGGCCGTGCGGCTGGTCGACGGGGACCCGGCCGAGGACGACGTCGCCGCCGTGGTCGCCGAGCTGCGCCGCCTCCTGGACCCGGAGCGGGCCGAGGTGGCGCTGCGGGGGCGGCGTCGCTGGCTGCCCGGCTTCGAGCAGGTGACGGTGGACTCCGAGGTGGAGGCGGGAGCCCTGCGTGACGGTGGCCGGTACGTGATCACCGGTGGCCTCGGCGGCATCGGCATCACCCTGGCCGAGGACTTCGCCACCCGGGCCCGGGCCAGGCTGGTGCTGCTGGCCCGCTCCGGGCTGCCGGAGCGTGAGCGGTGGGACGACCACCTCGCGGTGCACGGCGACGACCGGGCCGGCCGGGCCATCGCGGCGATCCGCCGGATGGAGGCCGCGGGCGCCGAGGTGCTGGTGCTCGCCGCCGACGTCACCGACCCGGCCGACCTGCGCCGGGTCCGCGACGCCGCGCAGGCCGCGTACGGTGGCATCGACGGCATCGTGCATGCGGCCGGCCTGCCCGGCGGGGGAATGGCCGAGGTGAAGGAGCGGGCCGAGGCCGAGCGGGTGCTCGCCCCGAAGCTCGCCGGCACGCTCGCCCTCGCCCAGGTCTTCGGTGACCTGCCACTGGACTTCGTGGTGCTGTGCTCGTCGATCACCGCCGTGGTCGGCGGCTTCGGACAGGTCGACTACTGCGCCGCGAACGCGTTCCTCGACGCGCACGCGCGCTCGGGCGCAGGCTGGCGGGCACCGGTGCTGTCGCAGAACTGGGGCGGCTGGGCCGAGGTCGGCATGGCCGTGGAGACCGCCGTGCCGGCCGGCTTCCGGGCGGCCGGCCGGGACACCGTCACCGCGGCGGTCGACCACCCGGTGCTCACCACGAAGGTCACCGGGCCAGACGGCACCGTGCTGCACGGGCTGGTCTCCGCGGCCACCCACTGGCTGCTCGACGAGCACCGGATCGGGGGTGTGCCGGTGGTGCCGGGCACCGCCCACCTGGAGTCGGTCCGGGCCGCGGTGGCCGCCGCGCTGCCCGCGCCCGGTCCGGCCGCGGCGGTGGAGCTGCGCGACGTGGTTTTCCTCGAGCCGTTCGCGGTGCCCGAAGGCACCGTCGCCCAGTACCGGGTGGAGCTGACCGGCACCGACGAGGGCGGCACCGAGTTCGCGGTGCGGAGCCTCGCAGGCGGCCGGCTGCGGACCCACGTGCGGGGCGGCGCGGGCTGGACCGACGAGCCGGCACCGGCACCGCAACCGGCCACGGTCGTGGGTCGCCGGGTGGACGACGACGCGTCGTTCGGGCGGGGCCGGACCAGCATGCTGACGTTCGGGCCGCGCTGGGCCGCGCTGCGGGAGCACCACCTGGCCGACGGCGAGGAGCTGGCGGTCGTCGAGGCGCCCGCCTCGGCGGCCGACGACCTGCCCGTCTGGGGCCTGCACCCGGCACTGCTGGACGTGGCGACCGCGTTCGGTCGGGGCCAGGGCAGTGGCACCTACCTGCCACTGTCCTACGGCCGGATCGTGGTGCGCGGTTCGCTGCCGGCCCGGTTCACCAGCCGGTTGCGGCACCGCACCGGCGGCACCGACGAGGTGGTCGCCGCGGACCTGTCGCTGCGCGACCCGGACGGCCGGGAGCTGGTCGAGATCAGCGACTTCGTCCTGCGCAGGGTGGACCAGGGCGCCGTCACCGGTGGCCTGAGCGGGCCTGCCGGCGACGACGCAGGGGCGGTGCCGGCCCCGTCCACCGAGGACATCCGGCCGGTGGACGGCGCGGAGGCGTTCCGCCGTAGCCTCACCGCCGGTCTCGGCGCCCAGGTGGTGATCGCCACCCGGACGGTCGAGGACATTCGGCACCGTGCCGGCCGGGTCACCTCCGGCAACCTGGCCGGCGACGAGGCGGCCTCCGGGCCGGCCGCGACCGGGGCGTCGGCCGGCACGGCCGGGCCGGGCACCGAGTTGGAACTGGCCATCGCCCGGGTCTGGCAGGACCGGCTCGGGGTGCCCGAGGTGGGCGTCGACGACGACTTCTTCGCCCTGGGCGGCAACTCCCTGGTCGCGGTCCAGCTGATCGCGGCGATGCGCACGGCGACCGGGGTGCGCCTGCCGATGCGCAGCCTCTTCGAGACCCCCACCGTGGCCGGGCTGGCAGCCCGGATCGAGGAACTGCGCGTCGCCGCGGCCGAGACCGACGAGCCGGTCACCCCGGCACCGATCCCCGCCATTCCGCGACTGCCCCGTGCGTGACGAGAAACCAGGAGTGGAGAGAACAATGAGCGACACGACCGCCACGCTGCCCGTGGTCGTCGAATCCGACGGCCGGACACTGACCGAGCTGATCACCGAGCGCCGCGCCGAGCTGCGGGCAGCCGTGGCCGAGCAGGGCGGGTTGTTGTTCCGCGGCTTCGACGTGGGCGGGGTGGACGGCTTCGACCGGGTGGTCCGGGCGCTGGCCGGTGAGCCGCTGACCTACACCGAGCGGTCCTCACCACGACACGCCATCAAGGGCCGGGTGTACACCTCGACCGACTACCCGCCGGACGAGGAGATCTTCCTGCACAACGAGAACTCGTACCAGGCGCGCTGGCCGTTGACGCTGTTCTTCTACTGCATCACCGCGCCGCAGACACTGGGCGCCACTCCGCTGGCCGACATCCGCCGGGTCTACCGGGAGATCGACCCCGCGGTACGCGAGGAGTTCGTCCGCCGCCGCTGGATGCTGATGCGCAACTTCCACGGAGATTTCGGCGCGAGCTGGCAGCACGTGTTCGGCACCGACGACCGCGCCGAGGTCGAGGCGTACGCGGCGGCGAACCGGATCACGCTGGAGTGGGTGGGCCGCGACGGGCTGCGTACCCGTGCGGTCCGCGACGTCGTGCACCAGCGGCCCGGCTCGGACATCCCCCGCTGGTTCAACCATGCCACGTTCTTCCACGTGAGCAGCCTGGCCAAGGACCTCCAGGAGGGGCTGCTGGCCATGTTCGGCGCGGACGGGCTGCCGTCGAACACCTACTACGGCGACGGCGGCGAGATCCCCGTCGATGTCATGGACCACCTGCGCGCCGCCTACCGGGCCGCCAGCGTCCGCTTCGACTACCAGCGCGACGACGTGCTGGTGGTCGACAACATGACCGCCGCGCACGGCCGGGAGCCGTACACCGGCCCCCGCAAGATCGCCGTGGCGATGGCCGAACCGCACACCCCCGACACCGATGGAGCACTGTGATGGCCGAGCCCCGATTCCTGGTCGTGCGCAACGACGAGGAGCAGTACTCCATCTGGCCGGCCGGACGGGACCTACCGGCGGGCTGGTACGACGTGGGGTTCGCCGGCACCCGCGAGGAGTGCCTGGCGCACATCGACACCGTGTGGATCGACATGCGCCCCCGTTCGGTGCGGGAGTCGGCGTCATGACCCAGGAGTGGACCTTCCCGGCCTCCTTCGCCCAGGAGCGGGTGTGGACGGCCAACCAGCTCGACCCCGGTTCGCCGGTCTTCAACATCTCCGCGCCGTTCGGGTTTCCGGCCGGCGTCACCGCGACCCAGGTCGCCGAGGCACTCACGCAGGTGGTCGCCCGACACGAGGCACTGCGCACCCACCTGCGGATGGCCGACGGGGTGCTGACGCAGGTCGTCCGGGCCGTCGAGCCGGTGGAGCTGCCGGAGCTGGACCTGACCGACCTGCCCGCCGACGAGCAGCAAGCCCGCGCCACCGACACGCTGGCCGAGCTGGCGCGGACGCCGATCCCGCTGGACGCCCCGCCACTGTGGCGGGCCCGGCTGGTCCGCTTCGCCGCCGACCGGCTCGGGTTGCAGTTCGTGGTGCACCATGCGGTCTTCGACAGCCACTCCGCGGTGCTCTTCGACGCCGAACTGGCCGCGTTCACGCGGGCCGCGCTGACCGGCGCCCCGGCCGACGTACCCGAGCTGCCCATCCAGTACGCCGACTTCGCCGTCTGGCAGCGCGACCAGCTCACCGACGACGAGCTGGACCGGCAGCTCGCCTTCTGGCGCGACAGCCTGGCCGGTGCGCCGACGGTGACCGGCCTGCCGCTGGACCGGCCGCGCCCCGCCCAGCTCGGCTTCGCCGGCGACGAGGTGCGCTTCGACCTTCCCGACGGCCTGCTGGACCGGGTCGGGCAACTCGCCGCTGGCACGTCTGCGACTCCGTACATGGTGCTGTTGGCCACCTTCGCCGCGCTGCTGTCCCGAATCTCGGGCGACCCGCAGGTGGTGGTCGGTGTCTCCACCGCCGGCCGGGACGCCGCCGAGCTGGCCCCGTTGATCGGTATGTTCGTCAACCCGGTCGCGGTGTCCTGCGACCTGACCGGCGACCCGAGCGGCACCGAGCTGATCGGCCGGGTCCGGGCTGGTCTGGTGGGCGCGATGGAACATGGGCAGACGCCGTTCCAGCGGATCGTCGAGGCGGTCGCCGCGCACCGCGACCCGTCGGTGCAGCCGGTGTTCCAGACCGCGCTGAACTTCATCCCGGACTCCGGCCTGGACGTGGTGGCGCTGGGCACCACCAAGGACGACCTGGCCTTCGACATAACGCGCGGCACCAGCCGCCTGGTCTACCGCACCGACCTGTTCGACCGGGCCACCGCCGAGACGGTCGTCGCCCGCTACCTGCGGCTGCTCACCGCCGTCGTCGCCGACCCGGCCACCAGGCTGTCCGCGCTGCCGTTGCTCGACGACGCCGAACGCGACCTGCTGCGCACGTGGGCCGGCACCGGTGGCGAGGTGGTGCCGACCACTGTGGTCGCCGAGGTGCAGCGGCAGGCCGCCGCCACCCCGGCGGCGGCCGCGCTGCTCTGCGACGGGGTGGAGTTGAGCTACGCCGAGCTGTCCGCCCGAGCCAACCGTTTGGCCCGGTTGCTGGTCGAGCGGGGTGCCGGGCCGGAGACCCGGGTCGCGTTGCTGCTGCCCCGATCGGTGGAGCTGCTGGTGGCGATCCTCGCGGTGCTCAAGGCCGGTGCGGCGTACCTGCCCGTGGACACCGACTACCCGGCGAACCGGATCGGCTACCTGCTCACCGACGCGGAGCCGACACTGGTGCTGGCCACCCCGCAGACGGCCGCGCTGGCCGGGGCCGACGCGCTGGTGCTCGACTCCACGACCGCCGCCGACCTCGACGACACCGACCTGCTCGATGACGACCGCCGGTCGCCGCTGCGCCCGGAGCACCCGGCGTACGTCCTCTACACCTCCGGCTCCACCGGCCGGCCCAAGGGCGTGCTGGTGGAGCACCGCGCGGTGACCGCCTACCTGGCCTGGGCCCGAGGCACCTACCCGGGCCTGGCCGGCACCGCCCTGCTGCACTCGCCGATCTCGTTCGACCTGACCGTCACCGGGCTGCTCGGCCCGCTCACCGCCGGCGGCACGGTCCGGCTGGCGGGCATCGACACGCCCGCCGCTCGGGCCGGCGGACCGCCCACGTTCCTCAAGGTCACCCCCAGCCACCTGCCGCTGCTCGACGACGCGCTGTCGCCCACCACCGACCTGGTGATCGGCGGGGAGGCGCTGACCGGCGAGCAGTTGGCCGGCTGGCGGGCGGCGCACCCGGAGGTGACGGTGGTCAACGAGTACGGCCCGACCGAGGCGACCGTCGGTTGCGTCGCGGCCCGGATCGCGCCCGGCCGCCTGGTGCCCGCCGGGCCGGTGCCGATCGGCCAGGCCACCTGGACCACCCGGGTCCACCTGCTCGACGCGGCGTTGAATCCGGTGCCGCCCGGTGTGGTCGGCGAGCTGTATGTCGCCGGGGCGCAACTGGCCCGGGGCTACCTGCGCCGACCGGCCCTCACCGCCGAGCGGTTCCTGCCCTGTCCGTACGGGCCGCCGGGGGAGCGGATGTACCGCACCGGTGACCTTGCCCGGTGGCGAGCCGACGGGACGTTGGAGTACCTGGGCCGCCGCGACGACCAGGTCAAGGTCCGGGGGATGCGGATCGAGCTGGGCGAGATCGAGTCGGTGCTGCGCGCCCGCCCGGACGTGGACGCGGCAACGGTCGTGGTCCGCGCCGACGGCGGGGAGCCGACGCTGGTCGGCTACCTGGTCGGCCCGGTCGACACAGCGGCGCTCGCCGCCGACCTGGCCCTCGAGCTGCCCGCGCACATGGTGCCGAGCGCATTCGTCGTGCTGGACGCGCTGCCGCTGACGCCGAACGGCAAGCTGGACACCGCCGCGCTGCCGGCACCGGCGGTCGCCACCACCGACGGGTTCCTCGCTCCGCGTACCGACGCCGAGGCCCTGGTCGCCGAGGTCTACGCCGACGTCCTCCAGGTGGAGAAGGTCGGCGTCCTCGACGACTTCTTCGCTCTCGGCGGCAACTCGCTACGCGGCATGCGGGCGATGGCCCGCATCCGCGCCGAGGTGGACGTGGAGTTGCCGATGCGAGCGCTGTTCAGCAGCCCGGTGGTGGCCGACCTGGCGGCCCAGATCGAAGCGCGGATCGCCGCCGAGCTCGACGAGCTTTCCGAAACCGAGGTCGCCGCGCTGCTCGTGGCGGAGAAGGACACCCCCTCATGACGGACGTGAAGGACACGGCCCGCGATCCCGCCCGGCAGGCGCTGATCGCCCAACGGTTGCGCCGCCGGTCGGGCGGCGCGCCCACCGCGCGGATCACCCCCCGCCCGCCGGACGCCGAGGTGCCGCTGTCGTACGCCCAGGAGCGGGTCTGGTTCATGGACCAGCTCGCGCCCGGCGAGGCGGCGTACCACATCGCAGTGCCGCTGCGGGTGCGCGGCCCGCTCGATGTCGCGGCGCTGCGCCGCGCGTTGGCCGACCTGACCCGCCGGCACGAATCGCTGCGCACGCGGTTCCCGGCCGACCCCGATGGTCGGCCCACGGTGGTGCTCGACGACCTGGTCGAGGTGCCGCTGACCGTGGTCGACGCCGCCGACGAGGTCGCCGCGCAGGAGTTGATCGACCGGGCCGCCGCCGAGCCGTTCGACCTGGCCAACGGGCCACTGCTGCGCGCCCTGCTGATCCGGTTGACGGCGAGGGAGCACGTGCTGCTGCTCGGCCAGCACCACATCGTCGGTGACGGCTGGTCGGTGGACGTGCTGCTGCGTGACCTGATCAGCCGCTACCGTGACGGGGAGCTGCCCAGCCTGCCGGTGCAGTACGGCGACTTCGCCGTCTGGGAGGCGCGGGAGCTGGCCGCCCCGGGCACCCGCCGGCACCTGGACTGGTGGAGGGACAGGCTCGCCGGCATCACCCCGCTGGAACTGCCATTGGACCTGCCCCGTCCGGCCACCCAGACTTACCGGGGGGACTTCGTCGAGTTCACCGTTGATCGGGTCACCACCGAGGGGCTGGCCGCGCTGACGCGCTCCTACGGCGGGACCCTGTTCATGACGCTGCTTGCCGCGTACCAGGTGTTCCTGGCCCGGCACGCCGGGCAGGACGACTTCGTGGTCGGCGCTTCGGTGGCCGGGCGGTCGGCACCCGAGCTGGAGAACGTGGTCGGCATGTTCGTCAACATGCTGCCGCTGCGCGCCGAGCTGGCCGGCGAACCGAGCTTCATCGAGCTGCTCCAGCGGACCCGCAGGGCGGTGCTGGACGGGCTGGAGCACGCCGAGGTGCCCTTCGCCCGGGTGGTGCACGAGTTGGGGCTGCCGCGCGACGTCAGCCGCTCGCCGGTCTTCCAGGCGATGTTCGTGTTGCAGAACTACGAGATGGGCCGGTTCGCCGGGGTCGCCGACGACGCCGGGGTCGGCTTCGAGTGGCAACCGATGGAGTTGCGCGCCACCCGCTTCGACTTCGAGCTGCACGCAGTCGAGACTGGTGACGGCCTCTGGGGCAAGCTGGTCTTCAACACCGATCTGTTCACCAGGGACACCGTCGAGCGGATGGCGCACCGGCTGACCACCCTGCTGCGCACGGTGGTCGCCACGCCGGACCTGCCGGTCTCCGCACTGGATCTGCTCGCGCCGGCCGAGCGGGAGCTGCTGGCCGGGTGGAACGACACCGCCGGCGACTTCCCGCGGCAGCAGACCCTGCACGCCCCGATCGAGGAGCGCGCCGCCCGTACACCGGATGCGGTCGCGTTGCGGTTCGCCGGCCGATCGACGACGTACGCCGAGCTGAACACGGCGGCGAATCGGGTGGCGCACCGGCTGCGCGCCGCCGGGGTGGGCCCGGAGACCCTGGTCGGGGTCTGCGCGGAACGCTCGGCGGAGCTGGTCGCGGGCCTGCTTGGAGTGCTCAAGGCCGGCGGCGCCTACCTGCCGCTTGACCCGGAGTACCCGGCGGACCGGCTGGCGTTCATGGTCACCGACGCCGCCGCGCCGGTGGTGCTGGTGCAGGGGCATCTGCGTGACGTGTTGCCCGCGACCGACGCCAGCGTGTTCGTCCTGGACGACGAGTCGGCCTGGGCCGACCAGCCGGCGAATGACCCGACTCCGATGGGCGGCCCGGCCAACCTGGCGTACGTCATCTACACATCCGGCTCCACCGGCCGGCCCAAGGGCGTGCCGAACACCCATCGGGGCATTGTCAACCGCCTCGACTGGATGCAGCGCACCTATCACCTCGGCGCCGACGACGCGGTGTTGCAGAAGACCCCGGCCAGCTTCGACGTGTCGGTGTGGGAATTCTTCTGGCCGCTGCGCGAGGGCGCCCGGCTGGTGCTGGCCGATCCGGGCGGTCACAAGGACGCCGGCTACCTGCGCGACCTGCTGGTCACCGAGCGGGTCACCACCGC comes from Micromonospora vinacea and encodes:
- a CDS encoding type I polyketide synthase — encoded protein: MSNPTTRPNDATDLADEGIEPIAIVGLAARLPGAADVHEFWRNLVDGVESVTELTREEQLARGATVNEVDDPGWVNRVPLVDGYDEFDAGLFGMTRREAELTDPQHRLFLETCHTALEDAGYDPSRYDGAVGVYAGTGGNLYLQRNVLRNQRVGGNPHTAVSIATGNSPNYVATNVSYRLDLRGPSMTVHTACSTSLVAFHLACEALRNGECDMALAGAANIELPHVGYLGMEGFTSPDGRCRPFDADANGTVWGSGVGVTLLKRLSDAIADGDTVRAVVLGNAINNDGAGKVGFTAPSVDGQMAVVAQAVAMADVDPRTITYVEAHGTGTAMGDPIEVAALSAVYTKDTDERGWCGIGSVKSNIGHLSQPSGIVSVIKTVLAMEHGLIPPTINFETPNPAVEFADTPFFVTNTLTKWDADGGPRRAGVSSFGIGGTNAHVVLEEAPAAYRDDRRVRPAHLLQVSAATPTALDAAVRRLADHLDGAADAGPEYLADIAHTLRVGRRQYAHRRAVVATDLPAAVAALRSPKRGPRAPQPLTDSPARAQVAFLFSGQGAQYAGMGAQLYAEQPSFAAAVDECAELLRPELGLDLRDLILGRDPAAGERLVETRYTQPALFTVEYALAVLWQAAGVRPAAMIGHSIGEYVAATIAGVLNLPDALRVVAGRGRLMQSVPTGSLLAVALDESVVAAQLPAELAVATVNGPGTCVVAGPTAAVEAFAATLDGKSKMLRTSHAFHSPMMDPILAEFTALMGTVTLRPPTLPFLSNVTGTWITAEQATDPAYWAAHLRQPVRFGDCVATLLAAGTWQLLECGPGRQLASLARMQVARAAPEQRPLAPLSSLPGPGDGTGDLATLLGAAGALWSAAVPVRFDDDPAARRVPLPTYPFERRRFWIDPDPEQPVVTAPVEVGPRPLPQWFAVPVWQQAAPLPAAEPLGRCLVLTAGPRGDALVAGLRAAGADPIVVRPGDSFAGTDNGYHLRPGVRADYDDLVAALTADAVPARFVHAFTLDGPPAGTDIAAVWAAQERGFFSALHLVQALAGAGLTSEDDGLALDLVTSGVGDVRGDDLRRPEHTTLAGLVRVLPAELPGLAVRLVDGDPAEDDVAAVVAELRRLLDPERAEVALRGRRRWLPGFEQVTVDSEVEAGALRDGGRYVITGGLGGIGITLAEDFATRARARLVLLARSGLPERERWDDHLAVHGDDRAGRAIAAIRRMEAAGAEVLVLAADVTDPADLRRVRDAAQAAYGGIDGIVHAAGLPGGGMAEVKERAEAERVLAPKLAGTLALAQVFGDLPLDFVVLCSSITAVVGGFGQVDYCAANAFLDAHARSGAGWRAPVLSQNWGGWAEVGMAVETAVPAGFRAAGRDTVTAAVDHPVLTTKVTGPDGTVLHGLVSAATHWLLDEHRIGGVPVVPGTAHLESVRAAVAAALPAPGPAAAVELRDVVFLEPFAVPEGTVAQYRVELTGTDEGGTEFAVRSLAGGRLRTHVRGGAGWTDEPAPAPQPATVVGRRVDDDASFGRGRTSMLTFGPRWAALREHHLADGEELAVVEAPASAADDLPVWGLHPALLDVATAFGRGQGSGTYLPLSYGRIVVRGSLPARFTSRLRHRTGGTDEVVAADLSLRDPDGRELVEISDFVLRRVDQGAVTGGLSGPAGDDAGAVPAPSTEDIRPVDGAEAFRRSLTAGLGAQVVIATRTVEDIRHRAGRVTSGNLAGDEAASGPAATGASAGTAGPGTELELAIARVWQDRLGVPEVGVDDDFFALGGNSLVAVQLIAAMRTATGVRLPMRSLFETPTVAGLAARIEELRVAAAETDEPVTPAPIPAIPRLPRA
- a CDS encoding TauD/TfdA family dioxygenase, whose protein sequence is MSDTTATLPVVVESDGRTLTELITERRAELRAAVAEQGGLLFRGFDVGGVDGFDRVVRALAGEPLTYTERSSPRHAIKGRVYTSTDYPPDEEIFLHNENSYQARWPLTLFFYCITAPQTLGATPLADIRRVYREIDPAVREEFVRRRWMLMRNFHGDFGASWQHVFGTDDRAEVEAYAAANRITLEWVGRDGLRTRAVRDVVHQRPGSDIPRWFNHATFFHVSSLAKDLQEGLLAMFGADGLPSNTYYGDGGEIPVDVMDHLRAAYRAASVRFDYQRDDVLVVDNMTAAHGREPYTGPRKIAVAMAEPHTPDTDGAL
- a CDS encoding MbtH family protein, which codes for MAEPRFLVVRNDEEQYSIWPAGRDLPAGWYDVGFAGTREECLAHIDTVWIDMRPRSVRESAS